A stretch of DNA from Lycium ferocissimum isolate CSIRO_LF1 chromosome 4, AGI_CSIRO_Lferr_CH_V1, whole genome shotgun sequence:
CTTAATTCTTATTCATAAGTCGATCATGTAAAGTTTCTTTTTGATAATAGATGGTGTTGGGACTTAATTAAATTCAGTATCTCTGTTTGCTCTAATATTGTTAAATTATGTGATCACTtcatttaaaagtttaatttgTCAAAGCAAGCATGATTTATTCAGTTAATGATGTCTACAACAAGCTCTTTCACGTGCGATCTGATTCTTTTTTCATGAGCTAAGCACGTAACAATCCTTTTTTATACTAATAGGTACTGGGAGACTTAACACTTCTGTTCAGGTTGATACTATGTTAaaatgaatttaagttatatacatccAAAAGGCATTTACAGATAAAACCTCGTTGAAATGTGAAATTTGTAATCGTGAAAATAGCCAGGTTACCTGCGACGACATGTAAAGGTGACACTATGCTATAAGAATTCTAATAAGTACTGACAATTTTATATAAAAGTTTAAGCTGTTAGAGAGAATgcacttttatttaattaataatataatcaaccttatattctcaaaaaaaaaaaaaaaaaaaaaaaaaaaaaaaaaaaacgcaacaACCTTCTTGGTTCTCTGCTATTTCAAAAATTGTTCTGTAATCAGGACTTTGGTTTTTgtttatcattctttttttttttttgtgggtgaGCAATGAACAGgtgatgtatttatgttttctcttggcAACACACAAATTGTGCATGTGACACAACCAGAAATGGTGAGAGAGATCACTACTTGCACATCCTTGGATTTGGGTAAGCCAACATATCAAGCAAAAGAGAGGGGTTCTTTGCTAGGCAATGGGATCTTAACTTCAAATGGACCTTTTTGGGCACATCAAAGAAAGATTCTTGCTCCTGAGTTATATATGGAAAAAGTTAAGGTAAAGAGCTGAGCTCCAAAAAGTTCTCCACACGGAGCtcaaattttgagtttatgggtTTTGCACTCTTTAAAAGGCACCTTATTGGATTCTAAATAAgttatttatacatatcaaGTGACTGTTGAGCACAAATACATTATTTGGTCCAAATGTACTAAGCGGAAATGTAGCTCCTCCCCTGTCTCCAACTCTATGTATTGTTTAACTATTTAAATTTTGTGCACCTATAGTGTAAAATGATTTTACAGTATAACCGTAATTTAACCTGTTGTAGCAGATGATTTGACGATTCTATATTTGTTGACAAAGTTATTGATTTTTGTGCCTTTTGGGGGGGTGTGCAGGGTATGATAAATTTAGTACAGGATTCTGTATTAACATTGTTGAGTTCATGGAATaatcaaattgaagttcaagGTGGGATTGCTGAAATAAAAATTGATCCAGACATGAGAAGCTTCTCTGGAGATGTAATTTCTAAAGCATGTTTTGGTAGCAATTTTtccaaaggaaaagaaatcttCTTTAAGCTCAGAGCTCTCCAAGAGGCTTCTTCCAAAAGGGTCCTGTCTACTGGAATTCCTGGCATGAGGTACATTTTTCCTCTCTATTGATACATAAAATTGTGCCTCTAGTTTGAGTCAGCCCTAAGAATCTTCAATGATCATATCACACCCTATTTAAGTTGTTCAGTCCAAATTTACGTATGTAGTGATAGATGTTTAAAATTTGGCTAGTGAGTAGTTTTTATAGCATTAAAGATTGCAAATGGACGGTTGGTTCAAATTTGGGCGAATGAAATGTCACAGCCCAAGCCCGTGACACGTATTGTCCGTTTTGGCCCAATAGGTCTCACAAATTTATTCCTAAGACTGCACCATCGTTAAGCCAAAAGACATGTTTGCCGTGCGAGCATATGCTAACtcattcactttttttcaccaTTTCTATAGGATTTGCCTAAGGTGTCATATGTATCCTTTCTTATGAAGCTTGACCGGCTAGAAGCCTGTCAGTCTTTCTCTTTGGGTGGCCCTCATCGGCCTACCTTCCGTCATAGACGTCTCATAAAATGGGTCATGATccaatcaattcaaaatttgCTTGAGCCAAGATGGGTAAAATTCTGAGTACTCCATAGCCCAACCCTGCCAAAATAATCCAATGTGAAAGCTAACGTTACACTATTTGACCTGTTGAGTCAAATCAATGAACGAATCATAATCTAACCCGTTTAATTTGAACTAATTTAACTGGtaattaaaaaatggatttATTTTTTGTCACTCTTATATAGCTTTCACTCAAGCTCCTTTCTTGGATGTAACAGATACATTCCTAGCAAGAACAACAGGGAGACATGGGCATTAGAGAAGGAGATCAACACATTGATCTTGAGTATAGTGAAGGAAAGAACAGAACCTAGAAGTGAAAAAGATTTACTGCAAATGGTTCTTGAAGGAGCCACAATAAAGAGTAAACTGAGTCAAAATGCAATTGATAGTTTCATAGTTGATAACTGCAAAAATATTTACTTGGCTGGTTATGAGACCACTGCTGTTGCTGCCACGTGGTGCCTCATGCTTTTGGCTGCAAATCCAAATTGGCAACAGCGTGTTCGTGATGAGGTGCTACAAATTTGTAAGGGCCAAGTTCCTGATGCTGACATGATTCGACAGATGAAACAGGTACTTAAGTGTTAATTTCACGTATTAACAGGTACTTAAGAGTTAATTTCAAGTATGATCGTCGGATTAAAGGTTTAttgcaaaaaataattataaaattaaagtaCTTTATAAGCAATGGCTGATGATATTGGTTATGAGTTCAATTGAATCTAGAATTTTggcataaaatatataaaaattagtaaattttaataaataagtacttattttgaatttagaattaattttaaaagtacAATCAATTTAGTGAGAAAAACCTTAACCTATCAAACTTAATTTCTCGACCCCCTCTACCTATAAGCACATATCAAGACACATATCAATTAAATATGATTAAGTAATTAATGATGTTAGAGTGCTTATTTGACAAGTAATCTATCTTATGTGGCGACTTAGTTGTAATTTTCTTCACCAAATTGACAAATTTTTGGctattttcattttatgtgGATATAGgagtgatgatttttttttttaaaattgttacAATATAATACTAGTATTTAATTTTATAACTCTGCTGTAATAGACACTCAATTCACTGACTATCCATGAAATTAACCCCGTACTCCAAAACCTTGACTTTCTTAATTTTCCAAATGTTAAAATAAGTACTCTCAATATTGTTAATTAACGCATGTTAATTAGTACTATGAAATCTTGATTTTGCAGTTAACAATGGCGATTAACGAATCATTGCGTCTTTATCCACCAGTAGCAGTGGTATCAAGAGAAGCCTTAAAAGAAATGAAATTCGGAGAAATTAATGTTCCTAAGGGTGTCAATATTTGGACATTGGTTACTACATTACACACTGATCCAAAAATATGGGGAACAGATTCTTACAAATTTAATCCAGAAAGATTTGCAAATGGAATTAGAGGTGCATGTAAGTTTCCACATGTGTACATGCCTTTTGGGGTTGGACCAAGGGTGTGTTTGGGACAAAATTTGGCTATGGTGGAACTTAAAATActcatttctttaattttgacCAAATTTTCTTTCACTATTTCACCAAAGTATGTTCATTCTCCAGCTCTCAATTTGGTCATTGAGCCTGGACATGGTGTGTATCTATCACTGAGGAAGTTGTGATCAAATTGATTTGATCTTGGATGctacttttccaaaaaaaaaaaatatgtaatgGGGGCAATGTAAACTATATCTGTAACTTTTGatgcaaaagaaaaagaatattgagTTTTAGTCTTATGTATAAGTTCACATATTCTTATGTGTTCACAATAAATAGATGCAAGTTACATTAATTTTTCCGCAGTAACACTCAGGAACAAAGACGATTATTATAATGCCATCCTGGATTAACTTTCTTGAAATGGCATACATACCttcaaacaaatattttcatgTCTGATTACGAACTTTTTCTCTTCCTCCTCTCCATTTCAAGCTTTTagttagttttaaaaaatatggaGAATTAAGTACCTTGAGCCActtttttgaacaaaaaaatccATCTTCCACGGACGCAAAACTCACATgttttcagaaaaagaaaaactatatGTTTAAATTGATCTCTACCTTTCGAACAAATTCTTTTCATAAAGGACTTTCAATAACTTTTTTTATCGAAGTGTTCGAAGGGGTCTTAGGTGGAAAAGACTTAAACTAGACGTGGTGTTTTTTACACTAATTAAATCAATAAGTACTAACTAAATCAACAAGTACATGATATGATTTGCATATTAACTTTTATCACTTAATCATacatatgattaattaatatacaCTTTAACATCATTTTATCGAAAGTTGAAATATAATCCAATATGAACATCAGGTGCGAGTAAGTTAATTTTGATTAATCTTACCGTCagtaaatataatttttc
This window harbors:
- the LOC132052979 gene encoding cytochrome P450 714C2-like, translating into MLLSIALVLCVFCSFFHLYSSLVTKPRRLQSALRKQGIIGPQPKFLLGNTLEIKKSREAAAKVASNGDVEDSHNCGTTLLPFFDQWQRQYGDVFMFSLGNTQIVHVTQPEMVREITTCTSLDLGKPTYQAKERGSLLGNGILTSNGPFWAHQRKILAPELYMEKVKGMINLVQDSVLTLLSSWNNQIEVQGGIAEIKIDPDMRSFSGDVISKACFGSNFSKGKEIFFKLRALQEASSKRVLSTGIPGMRYIPSKNNRETWALEKEINTLILSIVKERTEPRSEKDLLQMVLEGATIKSKLSQNAIDSFIVDNCKNIYLAGYETTAVAATWCLMLLAANPNWQQRVRDEVLQICKGQVPDADMIRQMKQLTMAINESLRLYPPVAVVSREALKEMKFGEINVPKGVNIWTLVTTLHTDPKIWGTDSYKFNPERFANGIRGACKFPHVYMPFGVGPRVCLGQNLAMVELKILISLILTKFSFTISPKYVHSPALNLVIEPGHGVYLSLRKL